A stretch of the Acanthopagrus latus isolate v.2019 chromosome 9, fAcaLat1.1, whole genome shotgun sequence genome encodes the following:
- the LOC119026162 gene encoding trace amine-associated receptor 4-like, producing MELEGAEFCFPKLPNTSCRRPDPPHLHTLLIDILLYSISLLTAVLNLLVIVSISHFRQLHTPTNFLLLSLAVSDFLVGSLVMPVEILLTQTCWMLGDLMCALYFLLPIIIVAASVGNMVLISVDRYVAICDPLHYTVKVTQRLAIICILLCWTCCVVYSIFLLYDNLKQPGRYNSCNGDCVVNITGVVDLVVSFIIPITLIIVLYMRVFVVAVSQARAMRSQIAAVLLKTRQVKKSEIKAARTLGILVGVFVICYSPFYCVSLVGHEIMAGSKTEVFMMFLMYINSCLNPVIYALLYPWFKKTIRLIVTFQILQSDSHMANIL from the exons atggagctggagggagcTGAATTCTGCTTTCCCAAACTGCCCAATAcctcctgcaggaggccagATCCTCCACACCTTCACACTCTGCTTATTGATATTCTATTatactccatctctctcctcactgcagTTCTCAACCTGCTGGTCATCGTCTCGATCTCCCATTTCAG gcagCTGCATACACCCacaaacttcctcctcctgtctttggCTGTCTCAGATTTTCTTGTGGGCTCTCTGGTGATGCCGGTTGAAATACTCTTGACACAAACCTGCTGGATGCTGGGTGATCTCATGTGTGCGCTGTATTTTTTGTTACCGATCATCATAGTTGCTGCATCTGTAGGAAACATGGTTCTCATATCTGTTGACCGCTATGTTGCAATTTGTGATCCTCTGCATTACACAGTCAAAGTCACTCAAAGACTTGcaataatatgtattttattgtgttggacttgttgtgttgtctaCAGCATTTTCCTTTTATATGATAACCTGAAGCAGCCAGGCAGGTATAATTCCTGCAATGGGGATTGCGTGGTCAACATTACAGGAGTTGTTGATCTTGTTGTCAGCTTCATTATTCCCATTACTCTCATCATAGTTCTGTATATGAGAGTATTTGTGGTGGCTGTGTCTCAGGCTCGTGCCATGCGATCCCAAATTGCAGCTGTCTTACTAAAGACTAGACAAGTCAAGAAATCTGAGATAAAAGCAGCCAGGACACTTGGTATCcttgtgggtgtgtttgtgatcTGTTACTCTCCATTCTACTGTGTGTCTCTCGTAGGCCATGAAATCATGGCTGGCTCTAAAACTGAGGTCTTCATGATGTTTCTGATGTATATTAACTCCTGTCTAAACCCTGTAATCTATGCCCTTCTCTACCCTTGGTTTAAAAAAACTATCAGGCTCATTGTTACATTTCAGATCCTACAGTCTGACTCCCATATGGCCAACATTCTGTAA